A part of Fimbriiglobus ruber genomic DNA contains:
- a CDS encoding PA0069 family radical SAM protein translates to MHNGKPPKGRGAADNPANRFIPLYREPFSEYDPSEDPAPQTLFFRDASKTVLTANDSPDIPLRYHLNPYRGCEHGCSYCYARPTHEYLSFSSGLDFETRILIKEDAPERLREQLMSRKWEPQTIGISGVTDAYQPIERRTRLTRRCLEVLAEFRNPVAVITKSALVARDGDVLAGLAAHRAAAVFLSVTTLDPALARTMEPRAATPTARLRAVRELTDAGVPCGVMFAPVIPGLNDHEVADVLRAAADAGALTAGYVVLRLPYANKEIFSDWLDRHYAEKKEKILGRIRDTRSGKLNETRFGHRMTGEGEWAEMFRKLFRTARQKFNLVDRMPPLSAGSFRRPGTRQPSLFD, encoded by the coding sequence ATGCACAACGGCAAGCCACCCAAGGGCCGGGGCGCCGCGGACAACCCGGCCAACCGGTTCATTCCCCTATATCGCGAGCCGTTTTCCGAGTACGACCCCTCGGAAGACCCGGCCCCGCAAACGCTTTTCTTTCGCGACGCCTCGAAGACCGTGCTGACCGCGAACGACTCGCCCGACATTCCTCTCCGCTACCACCTCAACCCGTACCGTGGTTGCGAACACGGCTGCTCGTATTGCTATGCCAGGCCGACGCACGAATACCTGAGCTTCTCCTCCGGGCTCGATTTCGAAACGCGGATTCTGATCAAGGAGGACGCCCCGGAACGGCTCCGCGAACAGCTCATGTCGCGGAAATGGGAGCCGCAGACGATCGGCATCTCCGGCGTGACGGACGCCTACCAGCCGATCGAACGCCGCACCCGGCTCACCCGCCGGTGCCTCGAAGTCCTCGCGGAGTTCCGCAACCCGGTGGCGGTCATCACCAAAAGCGCGCTCGTCGCTCGCGACGGCGATGTTCTCGCGGGCTTGGCCGCACACCGGGCTGCCGCCGTGTTCTTGTCCGTGACAACCCTGGACCCGGCACTCGCCCGCACGATGGAACCGCGGGCCGCGACCCCGACGGCCCGGCTCCGCGCGGTCCGCGAACTGACCGACGCCGGCGTGCCGTGCGGGGTCATGTTCGCCCCCGTGATCCCCGGATTGAACGACCACGAGGTGGCGGACGTTCTCCGCGCGGCGGCGGACGCCGGGGCGCTGACCGCCGGGTACGTGGTCCTTCGCTTGCCGTATGCGAACAAGGAGATTTTTTCCGACTGGCTCGACCGGCACTACGCGGAGAAGAAGGAAAAAATTCTCGGCCGGATTCGGGACACGCGGTCCGGGAAATTGAATGAAACCCGCTTCGGCCACCGCATGACCGGGGAGGGCGAGTGGGCGGAGATGTTTCGCAAGCTGTTCCGCACCGCCCGGCAGAAGTTCAACCTCGTCGACCGCATGCCGCCACTCTCCGCCGGTTCCTTCCGGCGGCCCGGCACCCGCCAGCCCAGCCTGTTCGACTGA
- the dgt gene encoding dGTP triphosphohydrolase, with amino-acid sequence MRWFLNAERPRPTTSKGDHREQFERDYDRAVFSSPVKRLQDKAQVFPLEPHDSVRTRLTHSLEVSSVARGLVRKVCTDFLGAKLRAGQDRHIEAIAATCGLIHDLGNPPFGHSGEDAIREWFKRTFKADELHGMLDGREELVQDFLQFEGNAQTLRIVAKLQVLADFHGLNLTCGALSALCKYTASSVEAGNGGDHGKSKPGYFTSEADLVGNIREKTGTGHARNPITFLVEAADDIVYSVADIEDGVKKRILSWGQLQQLLEQGSEAAAPAVKEVLAWKAEILKPSSTPDDLPHDIHAAAFRTASISLLVREASAAFRHHYDAIMAGEYKGELVATGPAAPFVKLLKTIGRAHIYATHSNLKLELLGRKVIQDLMSLFWQGARELPPDGTIKAKQFPGKLQALLSDAYRKVFQHFAKERADLPLDYHRLLLVTDYVCGMTDSFAKRLHSELTNG; translated from the coding sequence CTGAGATGGTTTCTTAATGCTGAGCGCCCTCGCCCGACCACCAGCAAGGGTGATCATCGCGAGCAGTTTGAACGTGACTACGACCGAGCCGTCTTTTCCTCGCCCGTCAAACGTCTCCAAGATAAGGCCCAAGTCTTCCCTTTGGAACCGCACGATTCGGTGCGCACGCGACTGACGCACTCATTGGAGGTGTCATCCGTCGCCCGTGGGTTGGTGCGGAAAGTTTGCACGGACTTCCTTGGCGCGAAGTTGAGAGCGGGTCAGGACAGACATATCGAGGCTATCGCCGCGACGTGCGGACTGATTCACGACCTCGGCAATCCCCCGTTCGGGCATTCCGGCGAAGACGCCATCCGCGAGTGGTTCAAGCGAACCTTCAAGGCAGACGAACTCCACGGGATGCTCGACGGCCGGGAAGAATTAGTTCAGGATTTCTTGCAATTCGAGGGGAACGCTCAGACCCTCCGCATCGTCGCCAAGCTGCAAGTCCTGGCTGACTTTCACGGACTGAACCTCACTTGCGGCGCGCTATCCGCCCTTTGTAAGTACACCGCCTCGTCGGTGGAGGCCGGCAACGGGGGCGACCACGGCAAATCGAAGCCTGGCTACTTCACCTCCGAGGCCGACCTGGTTGGGAACATCCGCGAGAAGACTGGCACCGGGCACGCCCGCAACCCCATCACGTTTTTGGTCGAGGCGGCGGACGACATCGTGTACTCGGTCGCGGATATCGAGGACGGCGTCAAAAAACGAATCTTGTCCTGGGGACAACTTCAACAACTTCTGGAACAAGGGTCCGAAGCCGCGGCCCCGGCTGTCAAAGAGGTACTCGCGTGGAAGGCGGAAATTCTCAAACCCAGCTCAACCCCCGACGACCTGCCGCATGACATCCACGCCGCCGCTTTCCGGACGGCGTCGATCAGCCTCCTTGTACGGGAGGCGTCCGCGGCCTTCCGGCATCACTACGACGCCATTATGGCCGGAGAATACAAGGGGGAATTGGTCGCCACCGGTCCGGCCGCGCCCTTCGTAAAGCTGTTGAAGACCATCGGACGGGCACACATCTACGCCACACACTCGAACCTTAAGTTGGAACTGTTGGGCCGCAAAGTCATTCAGGATCTTATGAGCCTATTCTGGCAGGGGGCTCGAGAGTTACCGCCGGACGGCACAATCAAGGCCAAACAATTCCCCGGCAAGTTACAAGCGCTACTGTCGGACGCCTACCGCAAGGTGTTCCAGCATTTCGCCAAGGAGCGGGCTGACTTGCCCCTCGATTATCACCGTTTGTTGCTCGTTACCGACTACGTCTGCGGCATGACCGACTCGTTCGCCAAACGGCTCCATTCGGAGTTGACCAATGGCTGA
- a CDS encoding tetratricopeptide repeat protein yields the protein MAERSTPSVPAATAEERRVASENFERARQVVQTGNYDYAISLLTMCCRIEPGNFLYRQALRRAQKEKYGNNLRGSRFAFLSVPRFKARVKAAKATRDYRKVLEHGEAVLARNPWDAGTQMDMAEAFDALGLTDLAVFTLDQARQKYPKDPTLNRALARLFEKRGDFQKAIVLWQIVKEAAPHDVEAAHKAKDLAASETIARGKYQETADGSQESPVIGKMEASGTVKQDKLTRDAGPLLKRIEADPTEASLYVQLAGVYRRHNQDDRARAVLQQGMGPTGNHFSLQLELQELEVAPFRKSLEATEAQLKKLKERIAAGDEPTGDEPGEDDLRAARTRLIREISNREIEILRMKADRFPNDVGHRLELGIRLLKADRPEDAIPELQAAKRDEKHKGRAAMYLGACFRKRNNWRLAQRNFEEALAVLPATDQAGRKEVLYQLATGSAENGELARALDLGHDLANLDFAYKNIGNLLDDWQTKLQKA from the coding sequence ATGGCCGAGCGGAGTACCCCGTCCGTCCCCGCGGCAACGGCAGAAGAACGGCGCGTCGCGTCCGAGAATTTCGAGCGCGCGCGGCAAGTCGTCCAGACCGGCAATTACGACTACGCCATCTCCCTGCTGACCATGTGCTGCCGGATCGAGCCGGGCAACTTCCTGTACCGTCAGGCTTTGCGGCGAGCGCAGAAGGAAAAGTACGGGAACAACCTCCGCGGCAGCCGGTTCGCGTTCCTGTCCGTCCCCCGGTTCAAGGCCCGGGTGAAGGCGGCCAAGGCCACGCGGGATTACCGCAAGGTGCTGGAACACGGCGAGGCCGTCCTCGCGCGGAACCCGTGGGACGCTGGCACCCAAATGGACATGGCCGAGGCGTTCGACGCGCTCGGGCTGACCGACCTCGCCGTCTTCACGCTCGACCAGGCCCGGCAGAAGTACCCGAAAGACCCGACCCTGAACCGGGCGCTGGCCCGCCTGTTCGAGAAGCGGGGCGACTTCCAGAAGGCCATCGTCCTGTGGCAGATCGTCAAGGAGGCGGCCCCGCACGACGTCGAGGCGGCGCACAAGGCGAAAGACCTGGCCGCCAGCGAGACCATCGCCCGGGGCAAATACCAGGAAACAGCCGACGGATCGCAGGAATCCCCGGTGATCGGGAAGATGGAGGCGTCCGGGACGGTCAAACAGGACAAGCTCACGCGGGACGCCGGGCCGCTCCTCAAGCGGATCGAAGCCGACCCGACCGAGGCGTCCCTGTACGTCCAGCTCGCGGGCGTCTACCGCCGGCACAACCAGGACGACCGCGCCCGGGCCGTCCTCCAGCAGGGGATGGGGCCGACCGGGAACCACTTCTCCCTCCAGCTCGAACTGCAGGAACTGGAAGTGGCTCCGTTCCGCAAGAGCCTGGAAGCGACCGAGGCCCAGCTAAAGAAGCTGAAAGAACGGATCGCGGCCGGCGACGAGCCGACCGGCGACGAACCGGGCGAGGACGACCTGCGGGCCGCCCGGACGAGGCTGATCCGCGAGATCTCAAACCGGGAGATCGAGATCCTACGGATGAAGGCCGACCGGTTCCCGAACGACGTCGGCCACCGACTCGAACTCGGCATCCGGCTCCTCAAGGCGGACCGGCCGGAGGACGCGATCCCCGAACTCCAGGCGGCCAAGCGGGACGAGAAGCACAAGGGCCGGGCCGCGATGTACCTCGGGGCGTGCTTCCGCAAGCGGAACAATTGGCGGCTCGCCCAGCGGAACTTCGAGGAGGCGCTGGCGGTCCTCCCGGCGACCGACCAAGCCGGCCGCAAAGAAGTCCTTTACCAGCTCGCCACCGGCAGCGCCGAGAACGGCGAGTTGGCCCGCGCCCTCGACCTCGGGCACGACCTGGCGAACCTCGACTTCGCGTACAAGAACATCGGCAACCTGCTCGACGACTGGCAGACCAAGCTGCAAAAAGCTTAG
- a CDS encoding L-threonylcarbamoyladenylate synthase, with the protein MPPTPIWPVDPSAPDPTVVRRAADLIRAGRLVAFPTETVYGLGANALDPAAVAGIYAAKGRPATNPVIVHVADPVAVPAVAATWPDAARQLAERFWPGPLTLVVPKAEAVPDGVTGGGPTVAVRCPAHPVARALLVAAGVPIAAPSANRSGELSPTTAAHVLRSLDGKLDAILDGGPCPGGLESTVVDVSGPVVRLLRPGLITVVQLEAVVGPVELGPPPAAPGAALPAPGMLARHYAPRTALECAETAEEAGFLAGLYETAGLKVARLIVTGAPVVAAARLYADLHALDEAGYDRIIVTLPPATDEWRAVRDRLTRAAAEE; encoded by the coding sequence ATGCCCCCGACCCCGATTTGGCCCGTCGACCCTTCCGCCCCGGACCCTACCGTCGTCCGCCGGGCCGCCGACCTGATCCGCGCCGGTCGGCTCGTCGCGTTCCCGACCGAGACCGTGTACGGGCTCGGCGCCAACGCCCTCGATCCGGCGGCCGTGGCCGGGATTTACGCGGCCAAAGGGCGGCCGGCGACGAACCCGGTCATCGTCCACGTCGCGGACCCGGTGGCCGTGCCCGCGGTGGCGGCCACATGGCCGGACGCGGCCCGGCAACTCGCCGAACGGTTTTGGCCCGGCCCGCTGACCCTCGTCGTGCCCAAAGCAGAAGCGGTCCCGGACGGCGTCACCGGCGGCGGGCCGACGGTGGCTGTCCGCTGCCCCGCCCACCCGGTCGCGCGGGCGCTACTCGTTGCGGCCGGGGTGCCGATCGCCGCCCCGAGCGCGAACCGGTCCGGCGAACTCTCGCCGACCACCGCGGCCCACGTACTCCGCAGCCTGGACGGCAAACTCGACGCCATCCTCGACGGCGGCCCCTGCCCCGGCGGACTCGAATCGACGGTCGTGGACGTGTCCGGCCCGGTCGTCCGGCTCCTCCGCCCGGGACTGATCACAGTGGTTCAGCTGGAAGCCGTCGTCGGCCCGGTCGAACTCGGCCCGCCGCCCGCGGCCCCCGGCGCGGCGCTTCCCGCGCCCGGCATGCTCGCCCGGCACTACGCGCCGCGGACGGCCCTGGAGTGTGCCGAGACGGCCGAGGAGGCCGGGTTCCTGGCCGGCCTGTACGAGACGGCCGGCCTGAAGGTCGCACGGCTGATCGTGACGGGTGCCCCGGTCGTCGCGGCCGCCCGACTTTACGCCGACTTACACGCGCTCGACGAAGCGGGATACGACCGCATCATCGTGACCCTGCCGCCCGCGACCGACGAGTGGCGAGCCGTCCGCGACCGGCTGACCCGCGCGGCGGCCGAAGAATAA
- a CDS encoding HD domain-containing phosphohydrolase codes for MSKRTIRLRGISGPSKGRVWESSAILRAGRLGSLEIVLDDGSVSRRHAEVRLGGDGTWVVRDLESTNGTYLNGNKLPPGEHAVRPRDVIQFGKVAVLVELVDATLDGPPSDQMIVTAAARSTFEEGLKRIAFDRNSMPRAGDQLLALLRAGHHLNHLESEDQLLESILNDAVSVLDAQRGAIVLADGDGPDVKLRLRALAVGSSESKGRFHFSKRLTARCYAKGESVLFCNVQDDGDLMTQSIADGAMSSVLCVLLRTPRRKLGVLHLDRGFFQSPFTEDDLLLADALAANVSAGIECAALLKKQRALFLKTITMLAQMVELRDEYTGGHTQRVTRYATMLGEKLDLPEDQLELLRLGTPLHDIGKIGISDEILRAPRRLTPQEFATMQTHTTLGAEYLGGIPELHPIIPIVRNHHERWDGTGYPDRMSKEEIPFLARIVAVADAFDAMTSHRPYHESKRGRSPVDAFAEVERQAGRQFDPKCAEAFLLIREEIMRTMYELMPETTGFHPAPSGPVTAIGLRQQDEAEATESASAEHYL; via the coding sequence ATGTCGAAACGGACGATCCGACTTCGCGGCATTAGCGGCCCCAGCAAAGGCCGTGTGTGGGAATCGAGCGCCATTCTTCGTGCCGGTCGGCTCGGGTCCCTCGAAATCGTGCTGGACGACGGGTCGGTCAGCCGGCGGCACGCCGAAGTTCGCTTGGGCGGCGACGGGACGTGGGTGGTCCGGGATCTGGAGAGTACGAACGGGACGTACCTGAACGGCAACAAGCTCCCGCCCGGCGAACACGCAGTCCGGCCGCGAGATGTGATCCAGTTCGGGAAAGTGGCGGTGCTGGTCGAACTGGTGGACGCGACGCTCGACGGCCCGCCGTCCGACCAGATGATCGTGACGGCCGCCGCCCGGTCGACGTTCGAGGAAGGGCTGAAGCGGATCGCGTTCGACCGGAACTCGATGCCGCGGGCCGGGGACCAACTCCTGGCCCTGCTCCGGGCTGGGCACCACCTCAATCACCTCGAGAGCGAAGACCAACTCCTCGAATCGATCCTGAACGACGCGGTCAGCGTCCTCGACGCCCAGCGGGGGGCGATCGTCCTGGCCGACGGGGACGGGCCCGACGTGAAACTCCGGCTCCGGGCCCTCGCGGTCGGCAGCAGCGAGTCCAAGGGGCGGTTCCACTTCAGCAAGCGGCTGACCGCCCGGTGCTACGCGAAGGGCGAGTCGGTCCTGTTCTGCAACGTCCAGGACGACGGCGACCTGATGACCCAGAGCATCGCCGACGGGGCCATGTCGTCGGTCCTTTGCGTCCTCCTGCGGACGCCGCGGCGGAAGCTCGGGGTGTTGCACCTGGACCGCGGGTTCTTCCAGTCCCCGTTCACCGAAGACGACCTGCTCCTGGCCGACGCCCTGGCCGCCAACGTGTCCGCCGGGATCGAGTGCGCGGCCCTGTTGAAGAAGCAGCGGGCGCTGTTCCTCAAGACGATCACGATGCTCGCCCAGATGGTCGAACTGCGGGACGAGTACACCGGCGGGCACACCCAGCGGGTCACCCGGTACGCGACCATGCTCGGTGAGAAGCTCGACCTGCCCGAGGACCAGCTCGAACTCCTCCGGCTCGGCACGCCGCTGCACGACATCGGCAAGATCGGCATCAGCGACGAGATCCTGCGGGCGCCCCGGCGGCTGACCCCGCAGGAGTTCGCCACCATGCAGACGCACACGACGCTCGGGGCCGAGTACCTGGGCGGCATCCCCGAGTTGCACCCAATCATCCCGATCGTCCGCAACCACCACGAGCGGTGGGACGGGACCGGGTACCCGGACCGGATGAGCAAAGAGGAGATCCCGTTCCTGGCGCGGATCGTGGCCGTGGCCGACGCGTTCGACGCGATGACGAGCCACCGGCCGTACCACGAGAGCAAGCGGGGCCGCTCGCCGGTCGACGCGTTCGCGGAAGTGGAGCGGCAGGCCGGCCGCCAGTTCGACCCCAAGTGCGCGGAAGCGTTCCTCCTGATCCGGGAGGAAATCATGCGGACGATGTACGAACTGATGCCCGAGACGACCGGCTTCCACCCGGCCCCCAGCGGGCCCGTGACGGCCATCGGCCTCCGGCAGCAAGACGAAGCCGAGGCGACCGAGTCCGCGTCGGCCGAACACTACCTGTAA
- a CDS encoding DUF4139 domain-containing protein, whose protein sequence is MRLVRLLLAAAATTFACFLVPVFAANNAADAPKAAKLPLTRVVLFTSGVGHFHREGTVDGTTRVDLKVAEEDVNDLIKTLVVGDPGGGAARAVTYDNRAPAEITLKAFAIDLTENPTVGQLLHQVRGEKVEITDRTGAIVSGAIVSVDRPAAQTASETSTRADEEPRSVTRTVVSAAPAEAVEQVNLLTDDGVQSVPLARVKKFKFLKPELQAEFQQAILALAAARGEAKKGISVTFAGAGKRKVSLGYVAEAPLWKPSYRLALGPAAGAKLQGWAAVENTTDEDWDNVKVSLVAGRPMTFKMDLYEPLFVPRPTVEPEIYSSLRPPMYQATLAEQGGMRPGAVGGIGGVGGIGGIQGGFGGQGNFGQGGFSQQQSVFVGPVAGQSGAFGSSPRIGSVTRPSVRQLLGPRLDYNEYTQRAPNAGAVAAGVAPGGGGAKALADANLGQSFRYDITEPVSLPRFKSALLPVVNEETEAVRVSIYNFESPTPHPLLGVQLTNKSKLFLAQGPVAVYDGDTYAGDARLSDVKPGETRLLSYAIDLDTDVQQEPIKVTETPSGVRIRNGSLVTTTKALHTTKYVIHNRSAAPRTVLITQPAPVGLKLLTPEKPAYRTKDLYRFEVKVAAGATADLEVVEEETRTKLSSLVSLPLEEIDRLTALAVCPAAVKAALARVKADRAKTEELQAGFMTETAALKAIGEEQARIRANIERVPKESLAFTRYLKKFDDQETEIEKRQARIKELTVELENHKKTRADYLKGLNAE, encoded by the coding sequence ATGCGCCTCGTTCGCCTGCTACTCGCGGCCGCCGCGACGACGTTCGCGTGCTTCCTCGTGCCCGTCTTCGCCGCGAACAACGCGGCCGACGCACCGAAGGCGGCCAAATTGCCGCTCACCCGCGTGGTGCTGTTCACCTCGGGCGTGGGACACTTCCACCGCGAGGGGACCGTGGACGGCACCACGCGGGTCGACCTGAAGGTAGCCGAAGAGGACGTGAACGACCTGATTAAAACGCTCGTCGTCGGCGACCCGGGCGGCGGGGCCGCGCGGGCGGTGACTTACGACAACCGCGCGCCGGCCGAGATCACCCTGAAGGCGTTCGCCATCGACCTCACCGAAAATCCCACCGTCGGCCAACTCCTCCACCAGGTCCGCGGGGAAAAGGTCGAGATCACGGACCGCACCGGTGCCATCGTGTCTGGCGCGATCGTGAGTGTGGACCGGCCCGCGGCGCAGACCGCGTCGGAAACGAGTACGCGGGCGGACGAAGAACCGCGGAGCGTGACGCGGACCGTCGTTTCAGCGGCCCCGGCGGAGGCGGTGGAGCAAGTCAACCTGCTGACGGACGACGGCGTACAAAGCGTGCCGCTGGCGCGGGTGAAGAAATTCAAGTTCCTGAAGCCCGAACTCCAGGCCGAGTTTCAACAGGCGATCCTGGCGTTAGCCGCCGCCCGCGGGGAGGCCAAGAAGGGCATCTCGGTTACGTTCGCGGGAGCCGGCAAGCGCAAAGTGAGCCTCGGGTACGTGGCCGAAGCGCCGCTCTGGAAGCCGTCGTACCGACTCGCCCTCGGTCCGGCAGCCGGTGCCAAGTTACAAGGGTGGGCGGCCGTCGAAAACACAACGGACGAAGACTGGGACAACGTGAAAGTGTCACTCGTCGCCGGCCGGCCGATGACGTTCAAGATGGACCTGTACGAACCGCTGTTCGTCCCCCGGCCGACGGTCGAGCCGGAAATCTATTCCTCCCTACGGCCGCCGATGTACCAGGCGACACTCGCCGAACAAGGAGGGATGCGGCCAGGGGCGGTCGGCGGAATCGGTGGCGTCGGCGGAATCGGCGGCATCCAAGGCGGGTTCGGTGGTCAGGGCAACTTCGGCCAAGGCGGGTTCTCACAACAGCAAAGTGTGTTCGTGGGACCGGTTGCGGGGCAAAGTGGAGCGTTCGGCTCGTCGCCCAGAATTGGTAGCGTGACGCGGCCGTCGGTCCGCCAACTACTCGGGCCGCGGCTGGATTACAACGAATATACCCAGCGGGCTCCGAACGCCGGGGCGGTCGCGGCCGGGGTAGCTCCCGGCGGCGGCGGGGCGAAGGCACTGGCCGACGCGAACCTCGGGCAGTCGTTCCGGTACGACATCACCGAGCCGGTTTCGCTTCCGCGGTTCAAGTCCGCCCTCCTGCCGGTGGTGAACGAAGAAACCGAGGCCGTCCGGGTGAGCATCTACAACTTCGAGAGCCCGACGCCCCATCCCCTGCTCGGCGTGCAACTGACGAACAAGTCGAAATTGTTCCTCGCCCAGGGTCCGGTCGCCGTGTACGACGGCGACACGTACGCGGGAGACGCCCGCCTGTCCGACGTGAAGCCCGGCGAGACGCGGCTCTTGAGTTACGCCATCGACTTGGACACGGACGTCCAACAGGAGCCGATCAAAGTCACCGAGACACCGTCCGGCGTCCGCATCAGAAACGGTTCGCTGGTCACCACAACCAAGGCCCTGCACACGACCAAGTACGTGATCCATAACCGGTCGGCCGCGCCGCGGACGGTGCTGATCACACAGCCGGCGCCAGTGGGCTTGAAACTGTTGACTCCAGAAAAGCCGGCGTACCGGACCAAAGACCTTTATCGCTTCGAGGTCAAAGTTGCCGCGGGCGCCACCGCCGACCTGGAAGTGGTCGAAGAGGAGACCAGGACCAAGTTGAGTTCGCTAGTTTCTTTGCCGCTGGAAGAGATCGACCGACTCACCGCGCTCGCCGTCTGCCCGGCGGCCGTGAAAGCCGCGCTCGCCCGCGTGAAGGCGGACCGGGCGAAAACCGAAGAACTCCAAGCCGGGTTCATGACCGAGACGGCGGCCCTCAAGGCGATCGGCGAGGAGCAAGCCCGCATCCGCGCGAACATCGAACGGGTGCCCAAGGAATCCCTGGCGTTCACCCGGTACCTCAAGAAGTTCGACGACCAGGAGACCGAGATCGAGAAGCGACAGGCCCGGATCAAGGAACTGACAGTCGAACTGGAGAACCACAAGAAAACCCGGGCCGATTACCTGAAGGGGCTGAACGCCGAATAA
- a CDS encoding IS5 family transposase, with translation MTADRESILPTIWEVSDDLWARIEPILAAAWPRRDPRGRHHADWRRCLNGIIYQMRTGCQWNALPKVLGDDSTVHRWYQRWCRLGVMEKIWADLVQTCDDLGQVHWDWQSADGCMGKARHGGDHIGKNPTDRGKNGTKRSIVVDEQGGPLGVVIDGANRHDAKLLKATIEAIVIERPDPKEHEQHLCLDKAYDNPSGQSAASEAQYTPHIRRIGEEKTTVTAKHPDGKPRRWVVERTLSWLNRCRAILVRYAKNGKNYLGLVQLVCSLIWYRRLFRLNGLG, from the coding sequence ATGACAGCGGACAGAGAATCGATCCTTCCGACGATCTGGGAGGTATCCGATGATTTATGGGCGAGGATCGAACCGATCCTTGCGGCGGCCTGGCCTCGGCGAGACCCCCGTGGTCGGCATCACGCGGATTGGCGTAGGTGCCTGAACGGGATCATCTACCAGATGCGGACCGGGTGCCAATGGAATGCGTTGCCCAAGGTGCTGGGTGACGACAGCACGGTTCACCGTTGGTATCAACGCTGGTGTCGCTTGGGTGTGATGGAAAAGATCTGGGCGGATCTGGTCCAGACATGTGATGATCTGGGGCAAGTCCATTGGGACTGGCAGAGCGCTGACGGGTGCATGGGGAAGGCCCGTCACGGCGGCGACCACATCGGCAAAAACCCAACGGATCGAGGGAAAAACGGGACGAAGCGGAGCATCGTGGTGGACGAACAGGGTGGACCACTGGGGGTGGTCATTGACGGGGCGAATCGACACGATGCGAAGTTATTGAAGGCGACGATCGAGGCGATCGTCATCGAGCGGCCGGATCCCAAAGAACACGAGCAACATCTGTGTTTGGATAAAGCGTACGATAATCCGTCCGGCCAGTCTGCGGCGAGTGAGGCCCAATACACCCCTCACATCCGCCGAATCGGCGAGGAGAAGACAACGGTCACGGCCAAGCACCCGGATGGCAAGCCGCGTCGTTGGGTGGTTGAGCGTACCCTGAGTTGGCTGAATCGTTGCCGAGCCATCTTGGTCCGTTATGCAAAAAACGGAAAGAATTATTTGGGCTTAGTCCAGTTAGTGTGTTCCTTGATCTGGTATCGTAGACTCTTCCGCCTCAATGGGTTAGGTTGA
- a CDS encoding RNA polymerase sigma factor, with protein sequence MFPNNDPYALYSDEDLLTRLRDGERDLFGGLVKRYERELFGYLRRYLGDDDLAADVFQNTFVQVFVKIAQYQPGRPARPWLYAIATNQAIDALRRRNRRVDGKADPLLAGDAADDSARPLFEILEDHNPGPVARAEGAELRQLVRDAVDRLPDLLRQVVVLAYFQGLRYQEIADALDIPLGTVKSRLHAALAKLTEAWHGTAEATPDE encoded by the coding sequence GTGTTCCCGAACAACGACCCATACGCCCTGTACTCGGACGAAGACCTGCTGACCCGTTTGCGGGACGGGGAGCGGGATCTGTTCGGCGGGCTGGTCAAGCGGTACGAGCGAGAACTGTTCGGCTACCTGCGGCGGTACCTGGGGGACGACGACCTCGCCGCCGACGTGTTCCAGAACACATTCGTCCAAGTATTCGTGAAAATCGCCCAGTACCAGCCCGGCCGGCCCGCGCGGCCCTGGCTCTACGCGATCGCCACGAACCAGGCGATCGACGCCCTCCGCCGGCGGAACCGGCGGGTGGACGGGAAGGCCGACCCGCTGCTGGCGGGGGACGCGGCGGACGACTCCGCCCGCCCGCTGTTCGAGATCCTCGAAGACCACAACCCCGGTCCGGTCGCCCGCGCCGAGGGCGCGGAACTCCGGCAGCTCGTCCGCGACGCCGTGGACCGGCTCCCCGACCTGCTCCGGCAGGTCGTCGTCCTGGCGTACTTTCAGGGACTCCGGTACCAGGAAATCGCGGACGCGCTCGACATCCCGCTCGGTACCGTCAAGTCCCGCCTTCACGCCGCCCTGGCGAAGTTGACCGAGGCGTGGCACGGGACCGCCGAAGCGACGCCGGACGAGTAA